In the genome of Massilia sp. PAMC28688, one region contains:
- a CDS encoding VOC family protein — translation MAKALGVGGIFFKSKDPAALMKWYEDTLGVPAMGEFAPFLPATMPPGGCTVFSAFKDSTDYFAPSQQSFMVNLVVDDLDGALRQVTQAGATLAGEVQSFDYGRFGWFLDPEGNKVELWEPSDTPPV, via the coding sequence ATGGCAAAGGCACTCGGCGTAGGCGGCATCTTCTTCAAATCGAAAGACCCGGCAGCGCTCATGAAATGGTACGAAGACACGCTCGGCGTGCCGGCCATGGGCGAATTTGCGCCCTTTCTGCCGGCGACCATGCCCCCGGGCGGGTGCACGGTATTTAGCGCCTTCAAGGACAGTACCGACTATTTCGCGCCATCGCAGCAAAGCTTCATGGTCAACCTGGTGGTCGATGACCTGGACGGCGCGCTGCGCCAGGTGACGCAGGCCGGCGCCACCCTGGCCGGCGAAGTGCAATCGTTCGACTATGGCCGCTTTGGCTGGTTCCTGGACCCGGAGGGCAACAAGGTCGAACTGTGGGAGCCGTCCGATACGCCGCCGGTCTAA
- a CDS encoding TolC family outer membrane protein, producing the protein MQKPLIAVLIAGAFLSQGAYAADLLQVYQQALANDAVYASARAALAAGREKTTQGRAALLPTIGLDGSVVRNDSESTPWNVGTISPGGSIISRGNTEYSSNTHTLTLQQPLFRWANWQTYQLSKLQQAQAEAQFAQAQQDLITRVSQAYFDVLAAQDTLELNRAQKSATTEQLASAKRNFEVGTQTITDTHEAQAAYDLVVAQEFAAINDLENRKSALQAIIGTEPGVLAPLKPGVVLATPEPAVIDPWVSSAQTQNYGVVSAQLAYEASKREIQRQRAGHYPTLDLVANARRTSNSGQINNLSGNSLNKAIGVQYSVPLFSGFAVTSRVREAIALEEKSRNDLETTRRNAAQVARQAFLGVNSGLAQVRALQAAEVSSTSALDSNKLGYQVGVRINIDVLNAQRQLYLTRRDLSRARYDTIMNGLRLQAAAGSLQESDLLPVNALLAK; encoded by the coding sequence ATGCAGAAACCCCTTATCGCCGTGCTGATCGCTGGCGCATTCCTTTCGCAGGGAGCCTACGCGGCCGACCTGCTGCAGGTCTACCAGCAAGCCCTGGCCAATGATGCCGTCTACGCCAGTGCCCGCGCGGCGCTCGCAGCGGGCCGCGAAAAGACCACGCAAGGGCGTGCTGCATTGCTGCCAACCATCGGCCTGGACGGCAGCGTCGTGCGCAACGACAGTGAGTCCACCCCGTGGAACGTGGGCACCATCTCTCCAGGTGGCAGCATCATCAGCCGCGGCAATACGGAATACAGCAGTAATACCCACACGCTTACCTTGCAGCAGCCCCTGTTTCGCTGGGCGAACTGGCAAACCTATCAGCTCAGCAAGCTGCAGCAGGCCCAGGCAGAAGCGCAGTTTGCCCAGGCCCAGCAAGATCTGATCACGCGCGTGTCGCAGGCCTACTTTGATGTACTGGCCGCCCAGGACACGCTGGAACTGAACCGCGCCCAGAAATCGGCCACCACCGAGCAGCTTGCCTCTGCCAAGCGCAATTTTGAAGTGGGCACCCAGACCATTACCGACACTCACGAAGCGCAGGCCGCTTATGACCTGGTCGTGGCGCAGGAGTTTGCTGCCATTAACGACCTGGAAAACCGCAAGAGCGCGCTGCAAGCCATCATCGGTACCGAGCCGGGGGTACTGGCTCCGCTCAAGCCAGGTGTGGTCCTTGCCACGCCAGAGCCTGCCGTCATCGATCCATGGGTAAGCTCGGCCCAGACCCAGAATTACGGCGTGGTCAGCGCCCAGCTGGCATATGAAGCGTCCAAACGTGAAATCCAGCGCCAGCGCGCCGGCCACTACCCGACGCTGGACCTGGTGGCGAACGCCCGCCGCACCAGTAACAGCGGACAGATCAATAACCTGTCGGGCAATAGCCTGAACAAGGCCATTGGGGTGCAGTACAGCGTGCCCCTTTTCAGCGGCTTTGCCGTCACCAGCCGCGTGCGCGAAGCCATCGCACTGGAAGAAAAATCGCGCAATGACCTGGAAACCACGCGCCGCAACGCCGCCCAAGTGGCACGCCAGGCTTTCCTCGGCGTCAATAGCGGTCTGGCCCAGGTGCGGGCCCTGCAGGCAGCGGAAGTCTCCAGCACCTCGGCGCTGGACTCCAACAAGCTCGGTTATCAGGTGGGCGTGCGGATCAATATCGACGTGCTCAATGCCCAGCGCCAGCTGTACCTGACCCGCCGCGACCTGTCGCGCGCCCGGTACGACACCATCATGAACGGCCTGCGCCTGCAGGCAGCGGCCGGCTCCCTGCAGGAATCGGACCTGTTGCCGGTGAACGCGCTGCTTGCAAAATAA
- a CDS encoding PAS domain S-box protein — MLEPIEPPDEAARMAALRRLNLLDTAPEERFDRITRTARRLFQVPIASITLVDSHRQWFKSSPGLQLRQTPRNVSFCGHAILSERPMVVADAHADPRFADNPLVTGEPHIRFYAGMPLHAAGGARVGTLCVIDTVARPFGRQDVAALADLAMWAQTELNLYTLEQATAITREKESRLHAIVEHAGEAVITIDDQGLVETFNPAAQRIFGYRADEMVGQPVMRLAARRDRRAVAHGVRSLGRTGIDGGAPISRQVFAERRSGQRFPASLVVSEMRIGERRAFTGLVRDISEQRRTTGQARRVNRQLAHTLGLQQAIFDSTDYAIIAVDMQGMVTMFNDGAQRMLGYTEDEMRALGSLAILHDPAELHERGQALAAELAAPLAAASEAIVGRARQGRRDEREWTYVRKDGSTLPVNLSITAVWDEQHVLSGFVCIAQDVSERKKMEQLKNEFISTLSHELRTPLTSIRGSLGLLAGGAAGAMPGTAKTLLDVANKNCARLVRLINDILDVEKIESGTMRFDPVVQPLLPLVEQAVAATHAYAEQFQVSFDVRSDAGDIVVAADADRLQQVIVNLLSNASKFAPAGDVVEVRVRRLKHSARLSVIDHGVGIAPSFRDRIFQKFAQADATDSRRKGGTGLGLNISRAIIVKHGGTMDFSSEPGVRTEFFFDLPLAGPA, encoded by the coding sequence TTGCTTGAGCCGATTGAACCGCCCGACGAAGCTGCGCGCATGGCGGCCCTGCGCCGCCTGAACCTGCTCGACACTGCGCCCGAAGAACGCTTCGACCGCATCACCCGCACCGCCCGGCGCCTGTTCCAGGTGCCGATTGCCAGCATCACCCTGGTCGACAGCCACCGCCAGTGGTTCAAGTCCTCTCCCGGGCTGCAACTGCGCCAGACGCCGCGCAATGTCTCGTTCTGCGGGCATGCGATCCTCAGCGAGCGCCCGATGGTCGTCGCCGATGCCCATGCCGACCCGCGCTTTGCCGACAATCCCCTGGTGACCGGTGAACCGCATATCCGCTTCTATGCCGGCATGCCGCTGCATGCAGCGGGCGGCGCCCGCGTGGGCACACTGTGCGTGATCGACACCGTGGCGCGCCCGTTTGGCCGGCAGGACGTGGCGGCCCTGGCCGACCTGGCCATGTGGGCCCAGACTGAACTCAATCTGTACACCCTCGAGCAGGCCACTGCCATCACGCGCGAGAAGGAAAGCCGCCTGCACGCGATCGTCGAGCACGCGGGCGAGGCCGTCATCACCATTGACGACCAGGGCCTGGTGGAGACCTTCAACCCGGCAGCCCAACGCATCTTCGGCTACCGGGCGGACGAAATGGTTGGCCAGCCAGTGATGCGGCTGGCGGCGCGCCGCGACCGCCGCGCCGTGGCGCACGGCGTCCGGAGCCTGGGACGCACCGGTATCGACGGCGGGGCGCCGATCAGCCGCCAGGTGTTTGCCGAGCGCCGCAGCGGCCAGCGCTTCCCGGCCAGCCTGGTGGTGAGCGAAATGCGCATTGGCGAACGCCGCGCCTTTACCGGACTGGTTCGCGACATCTCGGAGCAGCGCCGTACAACCGGCCAGGCGCGCCGCGTCAACCGTCAGCTGGCGCACACACTGGGACTGCAGCAAGCCATTTTCGACAGTACCGACTACGCCATCATCGCCGTCGACATGCAGGGCATGGTGACCATGTTTAACGACGGCGCCCAGCGCATGCTCGGCTACACCGAAGACGAAATGCGGGCCCTCGGCTCGCTCGCCATCCTGCACGATCCGGCCGAACTACACGAGCGCGGCCAGGCCCTGGCGGCCGAACTGGCAGCGCCCCTGGCTGCCGCCAGCGAAGCCATCGTGGGCCGCGCGCGCCAGGGCAGGCGCGACGAGCGGGAATGGACCTATGTACGCAAGGATGGCAGCACGCTGCCGGTCAATCTGTCCATTACCGCCGTGTGGGATGAGCAGCACGTGCTGTCCGGCTTTGTGTGCATTGCGCAGGACGTGTCGGAGCGCAAAAAGATGGAGCAGCTCAAAAACGAATTCATTTCCACGCTCTCGCACGAGCTGCGCACGCCGCTGACATCGATCCGCGGCTCGCTCGGACTGCTGGCCGGCGGCGCCGCCGGTGCCATGCCTGGCACGGCAAAGACGCTGCTGGACGTCGCCAACAAGAACTGCGCCCGCCTGGTACGCCTCATCAACGATATCCTGGACGTGGAAAAGATCGAGTCCGGCACCATGCGCTTTGACCCGGTGGTGCAGCCATTGCTGCCGCTGGTGGAGCAGGCGGTGGCGGCCACCCATGCCTATGCCGAGCAGTTCCAGGTCAGTTTTGATGTGCGCTCCGATGCGGGCGACATCGTCGTTGCCGCCGACGCCGACCGCCTGCAGCAAGTGATCGTCAACCTGCTCTCGAACGCATCCAAATTCGCACCCGCGGGCGACGTGGTGGAAGTGCGGGTGCGGCGCCTGAAACACAGTGCGCGCCTGTCGGTGATCGACCACGGCGTGGGCATTGCGCCATCGTTTCGCGACCGCATTTTCCAGAAGTTCGCCCAGGCCGACGCCACCGACAGCCGCCGGAAGGGCGGCACCGGCCTCGGACTGAACATCTCGCGCGCCATCATCGTCAAGCATGGGGGCACCATGGATTTTTCCAGCGAGCCGGGCGTGCGTACCGAGTTTTTTTTCGACCTGCCGCTGGCCGGCCCGGCCTGA
- a CDS encoding response regulator transcription factor has product MIRVILVDDQMLVRSGIRGLLELTPDIRVVAEAADGLDAVGIIAATAADVVLLDVRMPQCSGIELLRREQGRLPPVILLTTFDDHDALFEGMRLGARGFLLKDISLERLADGIRSVAAGNTLFRPALTERTRASFESSRRPALDTVRSALTERETEVLALMAAGLNNAEIAAALGPSEGTVKNHVSSILSKLAVRDRVRAVLRGLEMGYI; this is encoded by the coding sequence ATGATCCGCGTGATCCTGGTCGATGACCAGATGCTGGTACGCAGCGGCATTCGCGGCCTGCTGGAACTGACGCCCGATATCCGGGTGGTGGCCGAGGCGGCCGATGGCCTGGACGCGGTCGGCATCATTGCCGCCACCGCAGCTGACGTGGTGCTGCTGGACGTGCGCATGCCGCAGTGTTCCGGCATCGAACTGCTGCGCCGCGAACAGGGCCGGCTGCCGCCCGTGATCCTGCTTACCACCTTTGACGATCACGATGCCCTGTTCGAGGGCATGCGCCTGGGCGCCCGGGGCTTTCTGCTCAAGGATATTTCGCTTGAGCGCCTGGCCGACGGCATTCGCAGCGTCGCCGCCGGGAACACGCTGTTTCGCCCTGCCCTGACCGAGCGCACCCGCGCCTCGTTTGAAAGCAGTCGCCGCCCCGCCCTCGATACGGTGCGCAGCGCACTGACGGAGCGTGAAACGGAAGTACTGGCGCTGATGGCCGCAGGCCTGAACAACGCGGAAATTGCCGCCGCCCTGGGGCCGAGCGAGGGGACTGTAAAAAATCACGTCTCCAGCATTTTGTCCAAGCTCGCCGTGCGCGACCGCGTGCGCGCCGTGCTGCGCGGACTGGAAATGGGTTATATCTGA
- a CDS encoding MipA/OmpV family protein: MNMPEGSKDVYLSLGVANSPTAEGSAQRETYVAPLIAAQFANGVFIDMNTVGIRLSRQPEVQYGLQVAPTVSRVRVRTERGSERRRKITPEAGAFVRYNVIQGVNVRASLMYGGSIDHRGLRLRLGSTAGMPIAEHHNIGIDMEATYANRSALQADFAVPPGQVEAGVPLYAVRSGLRDVQIGPYWSWQLSTKYTLTTLLRHGRLHGSAAASPRTVRPGAVTALTMLTYQF; encoded by the coding sequence ATGAACATGCCTGAGGGCTCGAAGGATGTGTACCTTTCGCTGGGAGTGGCCAACTCGCCCACAGCGGAAGGCAGCGCCCAGCGTGAGACGTACGTGGCACCACTGATTGCGGCGCAGTTCGCGAACGGGGTATTCATCGACATGAACACGGTGGGCATACGCCTGTCGCGCCAGCCGGAAGTGCAGTACGGCTTGCAGGTGGCGCCTACCGTCTCGCGGGTGCGGGTCCGGACGGAGCGCGGCAGCGAAAGGCGCCGCAAGATCACCCCGGAAGCGGGCGCCTTTGTACGCTACAACGTGATCCAGGGCGTGAATGTACGCGCCTCTCTCATGTACGGCGGCAGTATCGATCACCGCGGGCTGCGCCTGCGCCTTGGCAGTACTGCCGGGATGCCGATCGCTGAACACCATAACATCGGCATCGACATGGAAGCGACCTACGCCAACCGTTCCGCGCTGCAGGCCGACTTCGCCGTGCCGCCCGGCCAGGTGGAGGCGGGTGTGCCGCTGTATGCGGTCAGGAGCGGTTTGCGCGACGTGCAGATCGGCCCCTACTGGAGCTGGCAGCTGTCGACCAAATACACCCTCACCACGCTGCTGCGCCATGGACGCCTGCATGGCAGTGCCGCCGCCAGCCCGCGCACCGTGCGTCCGGGCGCCGTGACGGCCCTCACCATGCTGACGTATCAGTTCTGA
- a CDS encoding Hpt domain-containing protein, translating to MSDDDIEARVDLMARVFIARLPVRFEKMQEAFALCRASPQAPENWLELHRLLHSLAGAAGTFGCDGLGVQASRIEQRITDLLALPERTHNHVEEIGHALAGLQAAA from the coding sequence ATGAGCGACGACGATATCGAGGCCAGGGTGGACCTGATGGCCAGGGTATTCATTGCGCGCCTGCCGGTGCGCTTTGAAAAAATGCAGGAAGCGTTCGCGCTGTGCCGGGCCAGCCCGCAGGCGCCGGAAAACTGGCTGGAGCTGCACCGGCTGCTGCATTCGCTGGCCGGCGCTGCCGGTACCTTTGGCTGCGATGGGCTGGGCGTGCAGGCATCGCGCATCGAACAGCGCATCACGGATTTGCTGGCGCTGCCCGAACGCACGCACAATCACGTCGAGGAGATCGGCCACGCACTGGCCGGCCTGCAAGCTGCAGCCTGA
- the gloA gene encoding lactoylglutathione lyase: MRILHTMLRVGDLQRSIDFYTKVLGMTLLRTSENTEYKYTLAFVGYGSNPDHAELELTYNWGVDQYEMGTAYGHIAIAANDIVSACQSVKDNGGNVTREPGPVKGGTTMIAFVTDPDGYKIELIERKGEVRL, translated from the coding sequence ATGCGCATCTTGCACACCATGCTCAGGGTCGGCGACCTGCAGCGCTCTATCGATTTCTACACCAAGGTGCTCGGCATGACACTGCTGCGCACCAGCGAAAACACGGAATACAAGTACACGCTGGCCTTTGTCGGCTACGGCAGCAATCCCGACCACGCGGAGCTGGAGCTGACCTACAACTGGGGAGTGGACCAGTACGAGATGGGGACGGCCTACGGCCACATCGCCATTGCGGCCAACGACATCGTGAGCGCCTGCCAGTCGGTCAAGGACAACGGCGGCAATGTCACGCGCGAGCCGGGCCCGGTCAAGGGTGGCACCACCATGATCGCCTTTGTCACCGACCCCGATGGCTACAAGATCGAGCTGATCGAGCGCAAGGGCGAAGTGCGGCTGTAG
- a CDS encoding OsmC family protein — protein MTIKRSGSAVWSGGIKDGKGSISTQSGVLDQTQYGFNTRFENGPGTNPEELIGAAHAGCFTMALSGKLGEKGMTARSLSTTANVSLEKEGAGFTITAVHLTLTADIPGADQAAFDAAVADAKENCPVSKLLNAEITLESTLQA, from the coding sequence ATGACCATCAAACGATCGGGCAGCGCAGTCTGGAGCGGCGGCATCAAGGACGGCAAGGGCAGCATTTCCACCCAGAGCGGCGTGCTTGACCAGACCCAGTACGGCTTCAATACACGCTTTGAAAACGGCCCCGGGACCAACCCCGAGGAACTGATCGGCGCGGCGCATGCCGGCTGCTTCACCATGGCACTGTCGGGCAAGCTGGGCGAAAAAGGCATGACCGCCAGGAGCCTGTCCACCACCGCCAACGTGTCGCTGGAAAAGGAAGGCGCGGGATTTACCATCACGGCCGTGCACCTGACCCTCACCGCAGACATCCCGGGTGCCGACCAGGCCGCGTTTGACGCAGCCGTGGCGGACGCCAAGGAAAACTGCCCGGTCTCCAAACTGCTCAACGCCGAGATCACGCTTGAATCGACGCTGCAGGCATAG
- the recN gene encoding DNA repair protein RecN gives MLRTLSIRDFVIVESIELEFSSGFSVFTGETGAGKSILIDALQLALGGRGDASVVREGAVRADISADFSVSGEAKAWLEQHDFASDDGGALLRRVIDNAGRSKAYINGVAATASQLRELGDMLVDIHGQHAHQSLLKTDAQRALLDNQAAFKEAGVADDVQAVTALYKQWRTLTRQREEFENDARNVLLERERLEWQVAELEKLAVKPGEWAEIGNEHSRLSHAASLLEGAQEALAAISESDHPILSQLSSLNQKLGKLVDVDAELQPVLDCMEPARIQLQEAVYALNAYLDRVELDPERLRQVEARLDAIHSTARKFHVTPDELPDEHAALSERLRQLADATDLEGLRKQEEKIQASYLQAAKKLTRTRTAAAALLSTQVTAAMQELNMTGGSFVVGLNPGEPSAHGVEQVEFLVAGHAGVAPRPLAKVASGGELARIALAISVITSNATTTPTLIFDEVDSGIGGAVAEVVGRLLKRLGQERQVLCVTHLPQVASQANQHFQVAKGLLANGKTVSHIDVLDSKARVEEVARMLGGVEITATTRKHARELLAS, from the coding sequence ATGCTGCGTACACTCTCCATCCGCGACTTTGTCATTGTCGAATCGATCGAACTGGAATTTTCCAGCGGCTTTTCCGTCTTCACCGGCGAGACCGGTGCCGGCAAGTCGATCCTGATCGACGCGCTGCAGCTGGCGCTGGGCGGGCGCGGCGACGCCAGCGTGGTGCGCGAAGGCGCCGTCAGGGCCGACATCAGCGCCGATTTTTCCGTCAGCGGCGAAGCAAAGGCATGGCTGGAGCAGCACGACTTTGCCAGCGACGATGGCGGCGCGCTGCTGCGGCGCGTGATCGACAACGCCGGCCGCTCCAAGGCGTATATCAATGGCGTGGCCGCCACCGCGTCGCAGCTGCGCGAACTGGGCGACATGCTGGTCGACATCCACGGCCAGCACGCACACCAGTCGCTGCTCAAGACGGACGCCCAGCGCGCACTGCTGGACAACCAGGCCGCCTTCAAGGAAGCCGGCGTGGCCGACGACGTGCAGGCCGTCACTGCGCTGTACAAGCAATGGCGCACCTTGACGCGCCAGCGCGAAGAATTTGAAAACGATGCCAGGAACGTGCTGCTCGAGCGCGAGCGCCTGGAGTGGCAGGTGGCGGAGCTGGAAAAGCTGGCCGTCAAGCCCGGTGAATGGGCCGAGATCGGCAATGAGCACAGCCGCCTGTCGCACGCGGCCAGCCTGCTCGAAGGCGCCCAGGAAGCGCTGGCTGCCATCTCCGAATCCGACCATCCGATCCTGTCGCAGCTGTCTTCGCTCAACCAAAAGCTGGGCAAGCTGGTGGACGTGGACGCGGAACTGCAGCCGGTGCTCGACTGCATGGAGCCGGCCCGCATCCAGCTGCAGGAGGCGGTGTACGCGCTCAACGCCTACCTGGACCGGGTGGAGCTGGACCCCGAGCGATTGCGCCAGGTCGAAGCGCGGCTCGATGCCATTCACAGCACCGCGCGCAAGTTCCACGTCACGCCCGACGAACTGCCGGACGAACATGCCGCGCTGTCGGAGCGCCTGCGCCAGCTGGCCGACGCCACCGACCTGGAAGGCCTGCGCAAGCAGGAAGAGAAGATCCAGGCCAGCTACCTGCAAGCGGCCAAAAAACTCACCAGGACCCGCACGGCGGCAGCGGCATTATTGAGCACCCAGGTAACGGCCGCCATGCAGGAATTGAACATGACCGGCGGCAGCTTCGTGGTGGGCCTGAATCCCGGCGAGCCTTCGGCCCACGGCGTGGAGCAGGTGGAGTTCCTGGTGGCGGGCCACGCCGGCGTGGCCCCGCGCCCGCTGGCCAAGGTGGCGTCCGGCGGCGAACTGGCGCGCATTGCGCTGGCCATCTCCGTCATTACGTCCAACGCCACCACCACGCCCACGCTGATCTTTGACGAAGTTGACAGCGGCATTGGCGGCGCCGTGGCCGAGGTGGTGGGCCGCCTGCTCAAGCGCCTGGGCCAGGAACGCCAGGTGCTGTGCGTGACCCACCTGCCGCAGGTGGCCAGCCAGGCCAACCAGCACTTCCAGGTTGCCAAGGGCCTGCTGGCCAACGGCAAGACGGTGTCGCACATCGATGTCCTCGACAGCAAGGCGCGGGTCGAAGAAGTGGCGCGCATGCTGGGCGGGGTCGAGATCACCGCCACCACGCGCAAGCACGCGCGCGAACTGCTGGCCTCCTGA
- a CDS encoding porin family protein, with translation MNKNISHSLAVLATLACVPAAAADYYVGAAVGSRGNMHIDTGAGRLEPENRPQPFALYTGFDFTDRVAIEAGLVTFGDYRYTGARKISMGGLYLAAKGSIPISQSWTAFGKLGAARHAVRVTGEGFPVKEQNKVTPMLGLGLGYTITQSLELNLELVHYGRVKSPTSQLTFRKLQAGVSYSF, from the coding sequence ATGAACAAGAATATCAGTCACTCCCTGGCCGTTCTCGCCACCCTGGCCTGCGTGCCCGCCGCCGCCGCCGACTATTACGTGGGTGCCGCCGTCGGCTCGCGCGGCAATATGCATATCGACACTGGCGCCGGCCGTCTCGAACCAGAAAACAGGCCGCAGCCGTTTGCCCTCTACACAGGCTTTGACTTCACCGACCGCGTCGCCATTGAAGCGGGCCTGGTCACGTTTGGCGACTATCGCTACACCGGCGCGCGCAAGATCAGCATGGGTGGCCTGTACCTCGCGGCCAAGGGCAGCATTCCGATTTCGCAATCCTGGACGGCGTTCGGCAAGCTGGGCGCGGCGCGCCATGCAGTCCGGGTCACGGGGGAGGGTTTTCCGGTCAAGGAACAGAACAAGGTCACGCCCATGCTGGGCCTCGGGCTTGGCTACACCATCACCCAAAGCCTTGAGCTGAACCTGGAACTGGTCCACTATGGCCGCGTGAAGAGTCCCACGTCACAGCTGACGTTCCGTAAGCTGCAGGCAGGCGTGAGCTACAGTTTTTAA
- a CDS encoding response regulator, with amino-acid sequence MNELKRILYVEDDPDIQMVAQMALEVVGGFTLRACSSGHEALQAAAGFAPDLILLDVMMPGLDGPATLARLRELEATATTPAIFMTAKVQPAEVTYFKSLGAAGVIAKPFDPMDLPQQVRRLWQEGGA; translated from the coding sequence ATGAATGAACTCAAGCGTATTCTCTACGTCGAGGACGATCCCGACATCCAGATGGTGGCTCAGATGGCGCTTGAAGTCGTGGGCGGGTTCACGCTGCGCGCCTGCAGCTCCGGCCACGAAGCGCTGCAGGCCGCCGCCGGGTTTGCGCCCGACCTGATCCTGCTGGACGTGATGATGCCGGGCCTGGACGGCCCCGCCACGCTGGCCCGCTTGCGCGAGCTGGAGGCCACCGCCACCACGCCCGCCATCTTCATGACGGCCAAGGTGCAGCCGGCCGAGGTCACGTATTTCAAGTCGCTGGGCGCGGCCGGCGTGATCGCCAAGCCGTTCGACCCCATGGACCTGCCGCAGCAGGTGCGCCGCCTATGGCAGGAGGGCGGTGCATGA
- a CDS encoding NAD kinase, with translation MPAPQETQKTIALVVRANTAGIGEPVARIVGFLQGAGYRVVLESDTASHLDVPGLESMSAAAIGEVAVAAIVMGGDGTMLGIARKLAPFNTPLIGINQGRLGFMTDIPIERMIPAVEAILSGQSRAEKRTLLEGRVMRDGVMIACGLAVNDVVVARGAGAGMVELRVTVDGIFMYNQRSDGLIISTPTGSTAYALSAGGPLLHPSLNGVVLVPIAPHALSNRPIVVPDSSEIVVEIVSGRDVSVNFDMQTFASLAHGDQIVISRSPNHITFLHPREWSYYHTLREKLHWNEYPSGEGKLR, from the coding sequence ATGCCAGCACCGCAAGAGACGCAAAAAACCATCGCGCTGGTCGTGCGGGCCAATACTGCCGGCATCGGCGAGCCGGTGGCGCGCATTGTCGGCTTCCTGCAAGGCGCAGGCTACCGGGTGGTGCTGGAAAGCGATACCGCTTCCCATCTGGACGTGCCGGGACTGGAATCGATGAGCGCGGCCGCCATCGGCGAAGTGGCGGTGGCTGCCATCGTCATGGGTGGCGACGGTACCATGCTGGGCATCGCGCGCAAGCTGGCGCCCTTCAATACGCCGCTGATCGGCATCAACCAGGGCCGCCTCGGCTTCATGACCGATATTCCCATCGAGCGCATGATCCCGGCCGTGGAAGCAATCCTCTCGGGCCAGTCGCGTGCCGAAAAGCGCACCCTGCTCGAAGGGCGCGTCATGCGCGACGGCGTCATGATTGCCTGCGGCCTGGCGGTGAACGATGTGGTGGTGGCGCGCGGCGCCGGCGCCGGCATGGTGGAACTGCGGGTGACGGTCGACGGCATCTTCATGTACAACCAGCGCTCCGATGGCCTCATCATCTCCACCCCCACCGGTTCCACCGCCTACGCGCTGTCGGCCGGCGGCCCCCTGCTGCATCCGAGCTTGAATGGCGTGGTGCTGGTGCCGATTGCCCCGCACGCCCTGTCCAACCGCCCGATCGTGGTGCCCGATTCGAGCGAGATCGTGGTCGAAATCGTCAGCGGGCGCGATGTGAGCGTCAACTTCGACATGCAGACCTTTGCCAGCCTGGCGCATGGCGACCAGATCGTCATTTCGCGCTCGCCCAACCACATCACCTTCCTGCACCCGCGCGAGTGGAGCTACTACCACACGCTGCGCGAAAAACTGCACTGGAACGAATATCCATCGGGCGAAGGCAAGCTGCGCTAG
- a CDS encoding DUF3667 domain-containing protein, with the protein MTTHLAHEHEVTHCHNCGAAVQYHYCSLCGQETRLHVASAGEFVHEFIGHYVALEGKLWETLRFLMLRPGFLSAEYIGGRRKRYIEPLRVYLTLSLLFFAVLKLGGPPVVDVAGDPGAAAPRAAQVAPRGTAVTSPEEQAMRSAAAIASPALENKVNAFLQLSSAEKNRALQGAFFKYVPYAMFLLMPLFALYLKLLYLGSGRHYGEHFLFALHSNAFAFGMFSVIIVVGFAGIALLTFACVVWLFAWLPMAMQRVYGGPRWLTFVRWQALSVLHLISIAAAIMGAMGIAVVA; encoded by the coding sequence GTGACGACGCACCTGGCCCATGAGCATGAAGTGACCCATTGCCACAATTGCGGCGCAGCAGTGCAGTATCACTATTGTTCCCTGTGCGGACAGGAAACGCGGCTACATGTGGCCAGTGCCGGCGAGTTCGTGCACGAATTCATCGGCCACTACGTGGCACTGGAAGGCAAGCTGTGGGAGACGCTGCGCTTTCTGATGCTGCGGCCCGGCTTTCTGAGCGCCGAGTACATCGGCGGCCGCCGCAAGCGCTACATTGAACCCTTGCGGGTCTACCTTACCCTGTCGCTGCTGTTTTTTGCCGTGCTCAAGCTGGGCGGTCCGCCCGTGGTCGATGTGGCGGGCGATCCGGGCGCCGCGGCGCCGCGTGCGGCCCAGGTGGCGCCGCGCGGCACTGCCGTGACCAGCCCGGAAGAGCAGGCCATGCGCAGCGCGGCGGCGATCGCCTCGCCGGCGCTGGAAAACAAGGTCAATGCCTTCCTGCAGTTGTCCAGTGCTGAAAAGAACCGGGCCTTGCAGGGCGCATTTTTCAAGTACGTGCCGTATGCGATGTTCCTGCTCATGCCGCTTTTTGCCCTCTATCTCAAGCTGCTGTACCTGGGAAGCGGGCGGCACTACGGTGAACACTTCCTGTTTGCCCTGCACAGCAATGCCTTTGCCTTCGGCATGTTCAGCGTGATCATCGTGGTGGGGTTCGCCGGCATCGCCCTGCTCACCTTTGCCTGTGTCGTGTGGCTGTTTGCATGGCTGCCCATGGCCATGCAGCGCGTCTATGGCGGCCCGCGCTGGCTGACCTTTGTGCGCTGGCAGGCCTTGTCGGTCCTGCACCTGATCAGTATTGCCGCCGCCATCATGGGCGCCATGGGGATAGCGGTGGTGGCTTAG